The following proteins are co-located in the Pseudomonas synxantha genome:
- the deoR gene encoding DNA-binding transcriptional repressor DeoR: protein MDSRKAERLKLIQQALQDQNAIHLKEMAALLDVSEMTLRRDLNHFSDHLRLLGGYITRIGNESGDYRVAEQDTRHVEEKRRIGKLAASLIQAGDTVFFDCGTTSPFVVDFIPDALEFTAVCSSLNVLLKLQNKPNCHIVLCGGTFHRKNQVFESSAESSILDSVRLTWAFVTAAGVSQAFGVTCFNFNEVEVKQKVMRQAQQRVLLADFSKFDTVRTAHFAALEDFQYVVSDKKIPRSYKDVIQANGAQLLV, encoded by the coding sequence GTGGACAGTAGAAAAGCCGAGCGATTGAAGCTTATCCAACAAGCCCTGCAAGACCAGAACGCCATTCACCTGAAGGAAATGGCTGCACTGCTGGACGTTTCCGAGATGACCCTGCGCCGCGATCTCAACCACTTCAGCGATCACCTGCGGCTGCTGGGTGGCTATATCACCCGCATCGGCAATGAGAGCGGCGATTACCGAGTGGCCGAGCAGGACACCCGCCACGTCGAGGAAAAACGCCGCATCGGCAAACTCGCCGCCTCGTTGATCCAGGCCGGTGATACGGTATTTTTCGACTGTGGCACCACCTCGCCTTTTGTCGTTGATTTCATCCCTGATGCGCTGGAATTCACTGCGGTGTGCAGCTCCTTGAACGTGCTGCTCAAACTGCAGAACAAGCCCAATTGCCACATCGTGTTGTGCGGCGGCACCTTTCACCGCAAGAACCAGGTGTTTGAAAGCAGCGCCGAGAGCAGCATCCTGGACAGCGTGCGCCTGACGTGGGCCTTCGTGACCGCCGCCGGCGTCAGCCAGGCGTTTGGCGTAACGTGTTTCAACTTCAATGAAGTAGAGGTCAAGCAGAAGGTCATGCGCCAGGCTCAGCAACGCGTGTTGCTTGCCGATTTCAGTAAGTTCGACACGGTGCGCACCGCGCACTTCGCCGCCCTGGAAGACTTTCAGTACGTGGTCAGCGACAAGAAAATCCCCCGCAGCTATAAGGACGTCATCCAGGCCAATGGCGCGCAGTTGCTGGTTTAA
- a CDS encoding aldose 1-epimerase family protein, whose product MKTRIALYPAVFGEQEKILLQSSAFKVSAWTYPSGVLAVSLENSRGRLVILPYQGQMIWSAMFDGCDLTMSNLFEQPRPSPTIIETYGCFMFHSGLLRNGCPAPDDTHALHGEMPCAPMDKAWLEVDEGVVRLGGSYEYAKGFGDRYRASPSVALRADSAVFDIDMQVTNLAGKPMDLMYMAHMNYAYVDGARFVEPLGTQRQRLRTSVPDHVKPTPAWSAYMAQLAEQPAQLACLEQPALYDPEIVFFFDGVGTDATGQAHFLLDHPSGAAFYTRYRPEQFAHAARWILHTPDQQVAAFVLPSTCEPEGYNAEKAKGHVRVLAAGASASFSVSTGYLSAQERQRLLG is encoded by the coding sequence ATGAAGACACGTATCGCGTTGTACCCTGCGGTGTTTGGCGAGCAGGAGAAAATCCTGCTGCAATCGTCGGCCTTCAAGGTCAGTGCCTGGACTTACCCGTCTGGTGTGCTGGCCGTAAGCCTGGAGAATAGCCGTGGCCGATTGGTGATACTGCCTTATCAGGGGCAGATGATCTGGTCAGCCATGTTCGACGGTTGCGACTTGACCATGAGCAACCTGTTCGAGCAACCCCGGCCCAGCCCGACGATCATCGAGACCTACGGCTGCTTCATGTTTCACAGTGGCCTGCTGCGCAACGGCTGTCCGGCGCCGGATGATACGCATGCCTTGCACGGCGAAATGCCCTGTGCGCCCATGGACAAGGCCTGGCTGGAGGTGGACGAGGGCGTTGTACGCCTGGGGGGCTCGTATGAATATGCCAAAGGGTTCGGCGATCGCTACCGGGCAAGCCCCAGCGTGGCACTGCGCGCCGATTCGGCCGTGTTCGATATCGACATGCAGGTAACGAACCTGGCCGGCAAGCCCATGGACTTGATGTACATGGCCCACATGAACTATGCGTACGTGGACGGTGCGCGGTTTGTCGAGCCATTGGGCACGCAGCGCCAGCGTTTGCGCACCAGCGTGCCGGACCATGTCAAGCCGACGCCAGCCTGGAGCGCCTACATGGCGCAACTGGCCGAGCAGCCTGCGCAATTGGCCTGCCTTGAGCAACCGGCCTTGTACGACCCTGAGATCGTGTTTTTCTTCGACGGCGTCGGTACAGACGCCACGGGCCAGGCGCACTTTCTGCTGGATCATCCCAGCGGTGCGGCGTTCTACACCCGCTACCGTCCCGAGCAATTTGCCCACGCCGCCCGCTGGATCCTGCACACCCCGGATCAGCAAGTGGCGGCGTTCGTGTTGCCGTCCACCTGCGAACCCGAGGGCTATAACGCCGAGAAAGCCAAAGGCCACGTACGTGTGCTGGCGGCCGGAGCCAGCGCTTCGTTCAGTGTCAGCACCGGTTATTTGAGTGCGCAGGAGCGGCAACGGTTGCTGGGTTAA
- the fucP gene encoding L-fucose:H+ symporter permease, translated as MNKPALQQTPDGFYLNRTPWFAFILLCSIFALWAAAASMNDVLIAHFKKAFLLSDFQTAFVQSAFYLGYFFVAIPAAMVVRRFSYKSTILVGLLLYMLGCLLFFPAASTAKYGMFLLALFVIAAGLSFLETACNTYSTLMGPRETGTRRLNISQTFHPFGAMAGVYVGSFVMFKDTDATTEQLAQMSASEAAVQQLQMIQSTLLPYKWMIAVLVLMFILVAITRFPACKGNKPADSKPGSVRQSLGRLWRNPRFTFGVLAQFLYVGAQVGVWSFTIRLAMQMGGMNERSASWFLLTTFAAYFVGKLIANLLMRRLHPAKVLAIYGVLCIVLLAYTILVPNISAVYAAVGVSIFLGPCWPTIYGLTIDGLGEDTGVGGSLLVMSIVGGGVIPIFQGLLSDASGGNMQLAYSVPLLCFIVIVMYALKCMRQPGALPVGATGAVAS; from the coding sequence ATGAACAAACCTGCGCTGCAACAGACTCCCGATGGTTTCTACCTGAACCGCACGCCCTGGTTCGCCTTTATCCTGCTGTGCAGCATCTTTGCACTGTGGGCTGCTGCGGCGAGCATGAACGATGTGCTGATCGCCCACTTCAAGAAAGCGTTTTTGCTGAGTGATTTCCAGACGGCCTTTGTGCAGTCGGCGTTTTACCTGGGCTACTTTTTTGTGGCGATTCCGGCTGCGATGGTGGTCCGTCGTTTCAGCTACAAGAGCACGATTCTGGTGGGGCTGCTGCTGTACATGCTGGGTTGCTTGTTGTTTTTCCCGGCCGCGTCCACGGCCAAGTACGGCATGTTCCTGCTGGCGCTGTTTGTGATCGCCGCCGGCCTGTCGTTCCTGGAAACCGCCTGCAATACCTACTCGACACTGATGGGGCCCCGGGAAACCGGGACCCGGCGCTTGAATATCTCGCAGACCTTTCACCCGTTCGGGGCCATGGCCGGGGTGTATGTGGGCAGTTTCGTGATGTTCAAGGACACCGACGCCACCACTGAACAACTGGCTCAGATGAGCGCTTCCGAGGCAGCGGTGCAGCAATTGCAGATGATCCAGTCCACGTTGTTGCCCTATAAGTGGATGATTGCGGTGCTGGTGCTGATGTTTATCCTTGTCGCGATTACCCGGTTCCCCGCGTGCAAAGGCAATAAGCCTGCCGACAGCAAGCCGGGCAGCGTGCGTCAAAGCCTGGGGCGGCTGTGGCGTAACCCGCGCTTTACTTTTGGCGTATTGGCGCAGTTTCTTTATGTGGGGGCGCAGGTCGGGGTATGGAGCTTCACCATCCGGCTGGCCATGCAGATGGGCGGTATGAATGAACGCAGCGCTTCATGGTTTCTGCTGACCACCTTTGCCGCCTACTTTGTCGGCAAGTTGATCGCCAACCTGTTGATGCGGCGCCTGCACCCTGCCAAGGTACTCGCGATCTACGGGGTGCTGTGTATCGTGCTGCTGGCCTACACCATTCTGGTGCCGAACATTTCGGCGGTATATGCAGCGGTCGGCGTGAGTATTTTCCTCGGTCCTTGCTGGCCCACCATCTACGGCCTGACCATCGATGGCCTGGGTGAAGACACCGGCGTCGGCGGTTCATTGCTGGTGATGAGCATTGTCGGCGGCGGAGTGATCCCGATCTTCCAGGGCCTGTTGTCTGACGCCAGCGGCGGCAACATGCAACTGGCTTACAGCGTGCCGTTGCTGTGCTTCATTGTGATCGTGATGTATGCACTCAAGTGCATGCGCCAACCCGGCGCCTTACCGGTGGGCGCGACCGGGGCGGTGGCCTCATGA
- the rbsK gene encoding ribokinase, with translation MSKIAVIGSNMVDLITYIDRMPAQGETLEAPGFAMGCGGKGANQAVAAAKLGADVLMLSKVGDDMFADNTVANFQRFGIDTRYVQRVPGVSSGVAPIFVRADSHNSILIVKGANAHLLPMDIEAAAADLRDCTLIVLQLEINLETVYHAIEFAHRQGIAVLLNPAPALAGLSREHLAHLDFLIPNESELALITGEVVDSPESARTAARGLVASGIRHVIVTLGEHGALYVGEEGEFQVPGVRVDARDTTGAGDAFIGCFIHHWNRDRHIRQAMEQAVAYSACSVMGLGTQSSYPDSETFDRFKQQR, from the coding sequence ATGAGCAAGATCGCAGTCATCGGCAGCAACATGGTGGATTTGATTACCTATATCGACCGTATGCCGGCCCAGGGCGAAACCCTGGAAGCACCTGGCTTTGCCATGGGTTGCGGCGGCAAAGGGGCCAACCAGGCAGTGGCGGCTGCCAAGCTTGGGGCTGATGTCCTGATGCTGAGCAAGGTCGGCGACGACATGTTTGCCGACAACACAGTGGCCAACTTCCAGCGCTTTGGCATCGACACCCGTTATGTGCAGCGCGTGCCTGGTGTTTCCAGTGGCGTCGCGCCGATTTTTGTTCGGGCCGATTCCCACAACAGTATCTTGATCGTCAAGGGCGCCAATGCGCATTTGCTGCCGATGGACATCGAGGCGGCGGCCGCCGACCTGCGTGACTGCACGCTGATCGTGCTGCAGCTGGAGATCAATCTGGAGACGGTCTACCACGCCATCGAGTTCGCTCACCGACAGGGTATCGCGGTGCTCCTCAACCCCGCACCGGCCCTGGCCGGCTTGAGCCGTGAGCACCTGGCGCACCTTGACTTCCTGATCCCCAACGAATCGGAACTGGCGTTGATCACAGGCGAAGTCGTGGACTCGCCGGAATCGGCCCGAACCGCTGCCCGCGGCCTGGTGGCCAGCGGTATCCGTCACGTGATCGTTACCCTCGGCGAGCACGGTGCGCTGTACGTGGGGGAGGAGGGGGAGTTCCAGGTGCCGGGGGTACGGGTTGACGCCCGCGACACCACCGGTGCCGGCGATGCCTTTATCGGTTGCTTTATTCACCACTGGAACCGCGACCGCCATATTCGTCAGGCCATGGAGCAGGCGGTGGCGTATTCCGCTTGCTCGGTCATGGGGCTGGGGACGCAGAGTTCCTATCCCGACAGCGAAACGTTCGATCGCTTTAAGCAACAGCGCTGA
- a CDS encoding methyl-accepting chemotaxis protein gives MQRDLRGMIEVVRSNAHGVNGMSERLSQGCHEVADSSQQQSSAASAMAAAASEMTASIEEITRHAGRALDMANQAETLAKDGGRVIHQVVKDMDGIARSAQQSAQVIRTLDKESEAIYSIIQVIKGIADQTNLLALNAAIEAARAGEQGRGFAVVADEVRSLAGRTSASTQEIASMVGRIQQNTREAVTSMEEGVSQVDKGMAVTAEVERAIRDILQATLNTTELVNDISRTISEQSLASNEIAHQVEMIAGMSQNNSRVIGETASTTDELAGLASKLSQSVDRFSL, from the coding sequence ATGCAGCGCGACCTGCGCGGCATGATCGAGGTGGTGCGCAGCAACGCCCATGGCGTCAATGGCATGAGCGAGCGCCTGAGCCAGGGTTGCCATGAAGTGGCCGACAGCAGCCAGCAACAAAGTAGCGCTGCCAGCGCCATGGCGGCGGCCGCAAGTGAGATGACCGCCAGCATCGAGGAAATCACTCGCCACGCCGGGCGCGCCCTCGACATGGCCAACCAGGCTGAAACCCTGGCCAAGGACGGTGGCCGTGTCATTCACCAGGTGGTCAAGGATATGGACGGCATCGCCCGTTCAGCGCAGCAGTCGGCCCAGGTCATCCGCACGCTGGATAAGGAGTCCGAGGCCATCTACAGCATTATCCAGGTGATCAAAGGCATTGCTGACCAGACCAACCTGCTTGCCTTGAACGCCGCGATCGAGGCCGCCCGTGCGGGTGAGCAGGGGCGCGGTTTTGCCGTAGTGGCCGACGAGGTGCGCAGCCTGGCGGGACGCACCAGCGCATCGACCCAGGAAATTGCCAGCATGGTCGGGCGTATCCAGCAAAACACCCGTGAGGCGGTGACCAGCATGGAGGAGGGCGTCTCCCAGGTGGACAAAGGCATGGCCGTGACCGCTGAGGTGGAGCGAGCTATCCGCGACATTCTTCAGGCCACCTTGAATACCACCGAGTTGGTTAACGATATTTCGCGCACCATCAGTGAACAGAGCCTGGCCAGCAACGAAATCGCCCATCAGGTGGAAATGATTGCCGGCATGTCGCAAAACAACAGCCGCGTTATTGGTGAAACCGCCTCGACCACTGATGAATTGGCCGGTTTGGCGAGTAAATTGTCGCAGTCCGTGGATCGGTTCAGCCTTTAG
- a CDS encoding multidrug effflux MFS transporter, which yields MSRSIAHLALLLGLITAVGPFAIDIYLPALPTLGASLQASPAAVQMSLTVFFMIIGVCQLFYGPISDVFGRKLPIYVGLVIFTIGSIGCALAPTIEVLIGFRAVQAFGACAGMVIPRAIVRDLYTGHEAARLMALLMLVMSVSPILAPLAGSLVISIWSWREVFAVLAVVAVLCLVMTIVQLPETHPAERRLGKTLGNAFGSYGALLRDPVFTGLSVVCGFGLATFFVFIGSAPFVYIEYFGLTPTQFSLCFALNAASFFAMSQLTARLSARFGLAPLIRWSVMGVAAIMALLAATTLWGDSLVLMMGLLFTGFGCLGLLLPAAGVLSLEDHGAVAGSASALLGAIQMVTAAVAMTLVGIFADHTPAPMLIGIALCALAAMLTTLWTLRRLPAHLVSSDPPSS from the coding sequence ATGTCTCGAAGTATTGCCCACCTCGCCCTGCTGCTGGGCTTGATCACCGCTGTTGGCCCGTTTGCCATCGACATCTACCTGCCTGCGCTGCCGACCCTCGGCGCCAGCCTCCAGGCCTCGCCGGCCGCCGTGCAAATGAGCCTGACGGTGTTCTTCATGATCATCGGGGTGTGCCAGCTGTTCTACGGTCCGATCAGCGATGTATTCGGGCGCAAGTTGCCGATCTATGTGGGCCTGGTGATTTTTACCATCGGCAGTATCGGCTGCGCCCTCGCGCCGACCATCGAAGTGCTGATCGGCTTTCGTGCTGTGCAAGCATTCGGTGCCTGCGCGGGAATGGTGATCCCGCGGGCGATTGTGCGCGACCTGTACACCGGCCATGAAGCCGCGCGGCTGATGGCCTTGCTGATGCTGGTGATGAGTGTTTCGCCGATCCTCGCGCCCTTGGCCGGTAGCCTGGTGATTTCGATCTGGAGCTGGCGCGAAGTGTTTGCGGTGCTGGCGGTGGTGGCCGTGCTGTGCCTGGTGATGACCATCGTGCAACTGCCGGAAACCCATCCAGCCGAGCGTCGCCTGGGCAAGACCCTGGGCAATGCGTTTGGCAGCTACGGAGCGCTGCTGCGCGATCCGGTATTCACAGGGTTGTCGGTGGTCTGCGGTTTCGGCCTCGCTACCTTCTTCGTCTTTATCGGCAGTGCGCCCTTCGTGTACATCGAGTATTTCGGCCTGACTCCGACGCAATTCAGCCTGTGCTTTGCCCTTAACGCGGCTTCATTCTTCGCCATGAGCCAGCTGACCGCACGCCTGAGCGCACGGTTCGGCCTGGCGCCACTGATCCGTTGGTCGGTGATGGGCGTAGCCGCGATCATGGCCCTGCTGGCGGCCACCACCCTATGGGGTGACAGCCTGGTCTTGATGATGGGGCTGCTGTTTACCGGGTTTGGCTGCCTCGGCCTGCTGCTACCGGCGGCTGGGGTGCTGTCGCTGGAAGATCATGGCGCAGTGGCAGGTTCTGCATCGGCGCTGCTGGGCGCCATCCAGATGGTCACTGCCGCCGTAGCGATGACCCTGGTGGGAATATTCGCCGACCATACCCCGGCGCCGATGTTGATTGGCATCGCGCTGTGTGCGCTCGCCGCAATGCTCACCACGCTGTGGACCTTACGCCGTTTGCCGGCGCACCTGGTCTCCAGCGACCCGCCCTCCTCCTGA
- a CDS encoding SDR family oxidoreductase produces the protein MTDYPRPPFAPQAQAVPGSQKKMDPYPDCGEQSYKGSGRLANKIALITGADSGIGRAVAIAFAREGADVAIAYLDEHDDAKETARWVEEAGRQCLLLPGDIAQKATCQALVDKTVEQFGRIDILVNNAAFQMTHETFEEIEDEEWVKTFDINITAMFRICKAALPHMKAGSSIINTSSVNSDMPKPTLLAYAATKGAIANFTGGLAQLLGDKGIRVNSVAPGPIWTPLIVATMTDEDVKNFGGETPLGRPGQPVEVAPIYVLLASDEASYISGSRYAVTGGKPIL, from the coding sequence ATGACTGACTATCCACGCCCGCCTTTCGCCCCTCAAGCCCAAGCCGTGCCGGGTTCCCAGAAAAAAATGGATCCGTACCCCGACTGTGGCGAACAGAGCTACAAGGGCTCCGGCCGCCTGGCCAATAAAATTGCCCTCATCACTGGCGCCGACAGCGGCATTGGCCGCGCCGTTGCCATTGCCTTCGCCCGCGAAGGTGCCGATGTGGCCATTGCTTACCTGGATGAGCACGACGACGCCAAGGAAACCGCGCGCTGGGTTGAAGAAGCCGGTCGCCAATGCCTGCTGCTGCCTGGCGATATCGCGCAAAAAGCCACTTGCCAGGCATTGGTGGACAAGACCGTCGAACAGTTTGGGCGTATCGACATCCTGGTCAATAACGCCGCCTTCCAGATGACTCACGAAACCTTCGAAGAGATCGAGGATGAAGAATGGGTCAAGACCTTCGATATCAACATCACCGCGATGTTTCGCATCTGCAAGGCGGCCCTGCCCCATATGAAGGCCGGCAGTTCGATCATCAATACCAGCTCGGTCAATTCGGACATGCCCAAGCCAACACTGCTGGCCTACGCTGCCACCAAAGGCGCGATTGCCAACTTTACCGGTGGCTTGGCGCAGTTGCTGGGTGACAAGGGCATCCGCGTCAACAGCGTGGCGCCGGGCCCGATCTGGACGCCATTGATCGTCGCGACCATGACCGATGAGGACGTGAAAAACTTCGGCGGCGAAACCCCGCTGGGACGTCCAGGGCAGCCGGTGGAAGTGGCGCCGATCTATGTGTTGCTGGCTTCGGATGAGGCCAGCTATATCTCTGGATCACGCTATGCGGTGACTGGCGGCAAGCCGATTCTCTGA
- the xerC gene encoding tyrosine recombinase XerC yields the protein MTESIRNPLTLYLTRLAPSSQLTMRYVLQDAADRLGFEDINLEEIDWHLLQPEHVIALVAALREDGYAPNTSSLYVNAVRGVMNEAWRMSLISQDHLLKMRSVKAAPGTRLGQGRNLRRTLIREMLEVCAADPRPQGLRDAAVIGLLYGSGMRKSESVNLDLAQINFDERSLRVIGKGNKELIKYAPDWAFAKLRTWLEFRRGQLKEGEQDDSFLFNRIRRGSHITRERITKHAIYYIARQRGDQVGVKIMPHDFRRSFITRVIEEHDLSIAQKLAHHTNIQTTASYDVRDDNERRRAVDRFDL from the coding sequence TTGACTGAGTCTATCCGCAACCCACTGACCCTCTATCTCACCCGCCTGGCACCTTCCAGCCAACTGACCATGCGCTATGTGCTGCAGGATGCCGCCGATCGCCTGGGCTTCGAGGACATCAACCTCGAAGAGATCGACTGGCACCTGCTGCAACCCGAGCATGTGATCGCCCTGGTCGCGGCGTTGCGCGAGGACGGCTACGCGCCGAATACCTCGTCGCTATATGTCAATGCCGTACGCGGCGTGATGAACGAAGCGTGGCGCATGAGCTTGATCAGCCAGGACCACCTGTTGAAGATGCGCTCGGTCAAGGCCGCACCGGGCACACGCCTGGGCCAGGGCCGTAACCTGCGTCGCACGTTGATCCGCGAGATGCTCGAGGTCTGCGCAGCCGACCCTCGCCCCCAGGGCCTGCGGGACGCCGCAGTGATCGGCTTGCTGTATGGCTCGGGCATGCGCAAGTCAGAGTCGGTCAACCTTGACCTGGCACAGATCAATTTTGACGAACGCAGCCTGCGCGTGATCGGCAAGGGCAACAAGGAGCTGATCAAGTACGCGCCGGATTGGGCGTTTGCCAAACTACGGACCTGGCTGGAATTTCGTCGCGGGCAACTCAAGGAAGGCGAACAGGACGACAGCTTCCTGTTCAACCGGATTCGCCGGGGCAGCCATATCACCCGCGAACGCATCACCAAACATGCGATTTACTACATCGCTCGCCAGCGCGGCGACCAGGTGGGGGTGAAGATCATGCCCCATGACTTCCGCCGCTCGTTCATCACGCGGGTGATTGAAGAGCATGATTTGTCGATTGCACAGAAGTTGGCGCATCACACCAATATCCAGACCACCGCCAGCTATGACGTGCGTGACGACAACGAGCGGCGGCGGGCGGTGGATCGGTTTGATTTGTAG
- a CDS encoding M949_RS01915 family surface polysaccharide biosynthesis protein: MNSVQLLCGQLRPALMGLLMTVACVTSVRADDGVALTSIEQVPEGVEVRGKQVAAYTWDDRQGKNLLVLAEQVSERDDDGTQSAFIYAAQYLLGGDRPKRVWMLYDDVQHCEFDAGLRFDRAATKVTDLLGDGNTQATVGYSRTCTSDVSPNEFKLIMHVGKSEKYRLRGLDRVGASWWDEDAGALRGMPLPTDCSVAAQQALVSQYKEQGTELPLPGCYGDEKDFAKAPDGYLTFMRKHWFALMQQQDADWSQSMAQPQASGEEDAAEP, from the coding sequence ATGAATAGCGTGCAACTTTTATGCGGCCAGTTGCGGCCCGCGCTGATGGGACTGTTGATGACGGTGGCCTGTGTCACCAGTGTGCGGGCCGATGACGGCGTCGCACTGACCAGCATCGAGCAGGTGCCGGAAGGCGTGGAAGTACGCGGTAAACAGGTCGCTGCCTACACCTGGGATGACCGCCAGGGCAAAAACCTGCTGGTGCTTGCCGAACAGGTCAGCGAGCGGGACGACGATGGTACTCAGTCGGCCTTCATCTACGCGGCGCAGTACCTGCTGGGCGGCGACCGGCCCAAGCGTGTGTGGATGCTGTACGACGACGTGCAGCACTGCGAATTCGACGCCGGGCTGCGCTTTGACCGCGCCGCCACCAAGGTCACCGACCTGCTGGGCGACGGCAACACCCAGGCCACGGTCGGCTATTCGCGTACCTGCACCAGTGATGTCAGCCCTAACGAATTCAAGCTGATCATGCACGTCGGCAAGTCCGAGAAGTACCGCCTGCGAGGCCTCGACCGTGTGGGTGCCAGTTGGTGGGATGAAGACGCCGGAGCCTTGCGCGGCATGCCATTGCCCACCGACTGCAGCGTCGCGGCCCAGCAGGCGCTGGTCAGCCAATACAAGGAGCAGGGCACCGAACTGCCGCTGCCAGGCTGCTATGGCGACGAGAAAGACTTCGCCAAGGCGCCGGACGGCTACCTCACCTTCATGCGCAAACATTGGTTCGCGCTGATGCAGCAGCAGGATGCCGACTGGAGTCAGTCCATGGCCCAGCCTCAGGCTTCTGGCGAGGAGGACGCCGCGGAGCCGTGA
- the arnC gene encoding undecaprenyl-phosphate 4-deoxy-4-formamido-L-arabinose transferase, producing the protein MKPYPIHCVSIVIPVYNEQESLPELLRRTTAACKQLAYEYEIILVDDGSRDDSAQLLEDAAAEEGSHVVAVILNRNYGQHAAIMAGFEQCRGDVVITLDADLQNPPEEIPRLVEQAALGYDVVATVRNNRQDSAFRRWPSRLINLAVQRSTGVAMTDYGCMLRAYRRTIVDAMLACRERSTFIPILANGFARHTTEILVHHAEREHGESKYSAMRLISLMFDLLTCMTTTPLRLLSIVGFSLAALGVLFAFALIIMRLAFGADWAGDGLFVLFAVLFVFTGGQFIGMGLLGEYLGRMYSDVRARPRFFIEKVLRNQPAAPAPVVVVDGLVSSHTSTSPSDQVQS; encoded by the coding sequence TTGAAACCCTACCCTATTCATTGCGTGTCGATCGTTATCCCGGTCTACAACGAACAAGAGAGCCTGCCCGAATTGCTGCGTCGTACCACCGCAGCTTGCAAGCAACTGGCCTACGAATACGAAATCATCCTGGTAGATGACGGTAGTCGCGACGATTCGGCCCAACTGCTCGAAGACGCCGCCGCTGAAGAAGGCAGCCATGTAGTAGCGGTGATCCTCAATCGCAACTACGGCCAGCACGCCGCGATCATGGCCGGCTTCGAGCAGTGCCGTGGAGACGTGGTGATTACCCTCGACGCTGACCTGCAGAACCCGCCCGAAGAAATCCCGCGCCTGGTGGAACAAGCCGCCCTGGGCTACGACGTGGTCGCCACCGTGCGCAACAACCGCCAGGACTCCGCCTTCCGTCGCTGGCCGTCGCGGCTGATCAACCTCGCCGTGCAACGCTCTACCGGCGTGGCCATGACCGATTACGGCTGCATGTTGCGCGCCTACCGCCGCACCATCGTCGACGCCATGCTCGCCTGCCGTGAACGCAGCACCTTTATCCCGATCCTGGCTAACGGCTTCGCCCGCCACACCACGGAAATCCTCGTGCATCATGCCGAGCGTGAACACGGCGAATCCAAATACAGCGCCATGCGCCTGATCAGCCTGATGTTCGACTTGCTGACCTGCATGACCACCACGCCATTGCGCCTGCTGTCCATCGTTGGTTTCAGCCTGGCGGCCCTGGGTGTGTTGTTTGCCTTCGCACTGATCATCATGCGCCTGGCTTTCGGCGCCGACTGGGCCGGTGACGGCCTGTTCGTGCTGTTCGCCGTGCTGTTTGTGTTCACCGGCGGCCAGTTCATCGGCATGGGCCTGTTGGGTGAATACCTGGGCCGCATGTACAGCGATGTACGCGCCCGCCCACGCTTCTTTATTGAAAAAGTGCTGCGCAACCAGCCGGCAGCACCGGCTCCAGTCGTCGTGGTAGACGGCCTGGTGTCTTCCCATACTTCTACTTCTCCTTCCGATCAGGTCCAGTCATGA